The following are encoded together in the Oreochromis niloticus isolate F11D_XX linkage group LG12, O_niloticus_UMD_NMBU, whole genome shotgun sequence genome:
- the LOC102081541 gene encoding uncharacterized protein LOC102081541: MDTQSKDGSRESYELKISELLKGFAEKKTSPNESKHTNPRNISLSITEPGTSYNHGTFRSRAVLPKKLCQLYTCQCERLDHLRESFSAPALVLACIPASQAGQKKPMLSFSDPVLFAHLVEKSEILASDSVILMREQLEKQEIYPYILGVQAWRKREQREPQCMLLKQFPQTGITNKWFFKDLLDLQRKLFLGASKKSGALKKSQTPGKLHTTSQNVLL, encoded by the exons ATGGACACTCAAAGCAAGGATGGCAGCAGAGAGTCTTATGAGCTCAAG ATTTCTGAGTTATTAAAGGGTTTCGCTGAGAAGAAAACATCACCCAATGAGAGCAAACATACTAACCCCCGAAACATCAGCCTCTCCATCACAGAGCCAGGAACTTCTTACAACCATGGGACCTTCAGATCTAGAGCAGTCCTCCCTAAAAAACTCTGTCAGCTGTACACGTGTCAGTGCGAGAGGCTAGATCATCTGAGAGAAAGCTTCAGTGCTCCCGCACTCGTTCTTGCCTGCATCCCTGCATCTCAGGCGGGACAAAAGAAACCCATGTTATCATTCTCAGATCCAGTCCTCTTTGCACACCTGGTGGAAAAATCAGAGATCCTTGCCTCTGACTCAGTCATTCTTATGAGAGAACAGCTTGAAAAGCAAGAGATATATCCGTACATCCTAGGAGTGCAGGCTTGGAGGAAACGGGAGCAACGTGAACCACAGTGTATGCTGCTTAAACAGTTTCCCCAGACTG GGATAACCAATAAATGGTTCTTCAAGGACTTACTGGACCTCCAGAGGAAGCTGTTTTTGGGTGCCTCAAAGAAATCTGGAGCCCTGAAGAAATCTCAGACACCTGGAAAACTTCACACCACCAGTCAGAATGTTCTTCTTTAA
- the kiss1rb gene encoding KISS1 receptor b, whose protein sequence is MRVVTAQATCITLSAMIVDRWYLTLYPLQSLRHRTPRMVLAISLSIWIGSLILSIPVAVYKRLEVGFCWFGPQTYCSDVFPSAHLQRAFTIYSFVAVYLLPLLTITACYVIMLKRMGRPSTNPTGSGYQLNRAVAVRAQVSRMVVVMVSLFLVCWGPIQVCILLQAFGLRSYILYKLKIWGHCMSYSNSSVNPFVYAFMGNNFRKAFKHAFPAILLWRSRGKVRVGNTDAEEGVETDHRAPKGEAEMHFLSSSP, encoded by the exons ATGAGAGTG GTGACTGCACAGGCAACATGTATCACTCTGTCAGCAATGATTGTCGACCGCTGGTATTTGACTTTGTACCCTCTGCAATCCCTGAGACACCGCACACCTCGGATGGTTCTGGCCATCTCCCTGTCTATCTGGATAG GCTCCTTGATTCTGTCCATCCCTGTCGCTGTGTACAAGCGTCTGGAGGTGGGATTTTGCTGGTTCGGTCCTCAGACATACTGCAGTGATGTTTTTCCCTCTGCCCACCTCCAGAGAGCTTTCACCATCTACAGCTTTGTAGCTGTCTACCTCTTACCCCTGCTTACCATCACTGCGTGTTATGTCATCATGCTCAAGCGGATGGGCCGGCCCAGCACGAATCCCACTGGCAGTGGCTACCAA TTAAATCGTGCAGTAGCAGTACGGGCGCAAGTCTCTCGtatggtggtggtgatggtgtcTCTGTTCCTCGTCTGTTGGGGGCCGATCCAGGTTTGCATCCTCCTGCAAGCTTTTGGCCTCCGGAGTTACATCCTATATAAG CTGAAGATTTGGGGTCACTGCATGTCTTACTCCAACTCTTCTGTAAACCCGTTTGTGTATGCTTTCATGGGCAACAACTTTAGAAAGGCTTTCAAGCATGCCTTCCCTGCCATTTTGCTGTGGCGCTCAAGAGGGAAAGTCAGAGTGGGAAACACGGACGCAGAGGAAGGAGTAGAGACGGATCATCGGGCACCCAAAGGAGAAGCAGAGATGCACTTTCTTTCATCTAGCCCCTAA
- the psat1 gene encoding phosphoserine aminotransferase: MLLASKPTSAGGGEQRHGRNSGFHSAESGRDSRQGQHPPAGVSSVLYIMEHKQTINFGAGPAKLPPSVLLQAQNELLNYSGTGISVLEMSHRSSDFNKIINKTESLLRELLNIPDNYKVLFLQGGGSGQFSSVPLNLIGLKEDRCADYLVTGTWSAKAAKEAEKYGKVNVVHPKLDSYTKIPDPSSWTLNPSASYVYYCSNETVHGVEYNFTPETNGVVLVSDMSSNFLSRPVDVSKFGLIFAGAQKNVGCAGVTVVIVREDLLGHALKECPIVLDYKVQAEMNSLYNTPPCFSIYIMSLVLEWIKNNGGSAAMEMLNKQKSSMIYDIINASNGFYVCPVDTACRSRMNVPFRVGKKEGNEALEKEFLDGASKRGMISLKGHRSVGGIRASLYNAVTLEDTKALAEYMKEFVKEHQ; this comes from the exons ATGCTACTGGCATCCAAGCCAACCAGTGCTGGAGGAGGAGAGCAGAGACACGGCCGAAACTCAGGCTTTCACAGCGCTGAATCTGGTAGAGACAGCAGGCAGGGACAGCATCCACCAGCCGGAGTTTCGAGCGTTCTTTACATCATGGAGCACAAACAAACCATCAACTTTGGAGCCGGACCTGCAAAACTCCCCCCCTCT GTGCTGCTTCAAGCGCAGAATGAGCTCCTAAACTACAGCGGCACTGGCATCAGTGTCCTCG AGATGAGTCACCGATCATCAGACTTCAATAAAATTATCAACAAAACAGAGAGCCTCCTGCGAGAGCTGTT aaataTCCCAGACAACTACAAGGTACTGTTCCTGCAGGGTGGTGGGTCtggacagttcagcagtgtTCCTCTCAACCTGATTGGTCTTAAGGAGGATAGGTGTGCCGATTACCTGGTGACGGGCACGTGGTCGGCCAAAGCAGCAAAGGAAGCGGAGAAATATGGCAAAGTGAATGTTGTTCACCCAAAACTGGATAGTTACACGA aaatCCCTGACCCCAGCAGCTGGACCCTGAACCCCTCAGCCTCCTATGTGTACTACTGCTCCAATGAGACAGTCCATGGTGTTGAATATAACTTTACCCCAGAAACTAATGGGGTGGTCTTGGTGAGCGACATGTCCTCCAACTTCCTGTCCCGACCTGTGGACGTCTCTAAG TTTGGGCTCATTTTCGCTGGGGCTCAGAAGAATGTGGGCTGTGCCGGTGTAACCGTGGTCATTGTGCGAGAGGACTTGCTAGGTCACGCTCTGAAAGAGTGTCCCATTGTCCTGGACTACAAGGTGCAGGCTGAGATGAACTCCCTGTATAACACACCCCCATGTTTCAG CATCTACATCATGAGCCTGGTTCTGGAGTGGATAAAGAACAATGGCGGCAGTGCTGCCATGGAGATGCTCAACAAGCAGAAGTCCTCCATGATTTATGACATCATCAATGCTTCTAATGGTTTCTATGT GTGTCCTGTAGACACAGCCTGTCGGAGCCGGATGAATGTACCATTTCGTGTGGGGAAGAAAGAGGGAAATGAAGCCTTGGAAAAGGAATTTCTGGATGGTGCTTCCAAACGTGGAATGATCTCACTGAAAGGACACAG GTCAGTTGGAGGAATCCGCGCATCGCTGTACAACGCTGTAACACTGGAGGACACTAAAGCACTCGCTGAGTACATGAAGGAGTTTGTCAAAGAGCACCAATGA